tggccagccaccctttgtaaaaacatcttattatcattcaatatattaaatttcagtttgttagagtgcagaattttctttggggttttctccaagaattctctcttgagctttctttagaagttgttttaacaatcttttgattgtgggagccatcttcaaccttcttcttgccatcgatattctttggaggggagattagagccgtttgaagagatttgtgaaatctttcgggatttcaaggatctttaggacttatcctttaatttttgctgttcaatttcttttctttatttctgttgatgccgaatctatatctaatattttgatgttcttgtttgttttccagcattgattaaactcaagatctcatcgtttaagttgttctcctattggcagcacccattcgaacccaaaaatccccaattcctagggtttggccgattggatttctttcaatttgggaatcaattgattgctggaaattgggcattcttggccgaatcaatcccttggcagattcgcatcttttctttcttctcaatttcgtttgattcatcgattctatttcttttcttcttgctgctcttttaattgaatttgggaattttaaattcaaatctgattcggtttaatcttgttctttgtttttgatttcagatctgttcgtctaggatctttcgtaggagtttctcgtgacttggcaactcgatcttggtccgcgtgcgtcCCTTTATCATTTgatatcagattttgggcgttttgggtgttcttggttgatttctaaactgatctctattttttaaagcataaacagcagttttacccagaaaaattgttcaaaaaaaattcatttgagtgggtaaacgttgtcctattgatctgaaattttacatacatatttttggcactgtgattgaatataaaaaattattcccgcaaaaaaatcagtcaaaaaagtcaaaaaaatcaaaaaaatacaaaattcaataaaaatttaaaaaaagattcagcgggttgaatttggtgcccaaaatttccagatcaaaaattaaatatataaggacactccagatttaatttcgtgatttttggagatcggtaacacctcgaacgaagttgtcaagttactccgcagtttttcaggttttctgttttcagcaatttttattgattcttagctgtaggttttcatttgtttacctttattcttcctttacgttatctaacaccttcttgtttcttgtgttagtaggatttaaacgtgtgcacaacttcttcctcggtgcaacacgaatcaattggtgtctcgtcagtttttggcatcctagtgcaaattaggattctttggtagtttggttcacactctctaattggttgatataaactctgataaagaactcacaagattgaattcgacctcattgagaatttgattttttcttttgagtgattaacggtgaggtttgataacttttatttttgagtgttgagtgttttgcaggttttaaaaaaaatgtctacaggtgataataatagtgacatatttaaaaaattccaacaacagttggatgaacaggctgctgctcttcgagctttgactgctaccatcaatgaggtgcgattgaatcaagaacctcaatatcgagatccaatcaaagaagatagggataaccaaccccagaggcgcggccctcgacgtgtcactagaatggatgatgattttcatgatcgtgggcaaccttctttggcaaaaccgaaattcacaattccccaatttcgtggtaagaatgatcctgacgcttattgtgaatgggaatctaagattgaacttatgtttcggtattataaatgtccggatgatgaaaaggtagcgttagcaacattggaattttctgattatgcattaagttggtggactcaacttggggtaaaccgccattggaattatgaaggtgagatttcgacatgggatgagttgaaacagattatgcgtaaaaggtttattccacctcactactatagagaaattaaaacaaagttgagaagacttatccaaggtagtaggacagtggatgaatattttaaagagatggagatgctcattcagagagctaatgtggaggaggatgaagaaacaactatggttcgatttattgatggtttgaacaggccgatagctaatacattgaggctacaaacttacattgatttggaagaagcagttcataaagccattgagatcgagcaacaactaaaggaacaaaggtttggttccttctcgccttcgcaatattaccgaggtaacaattccaattctgattttaagagctcAAAATCACCTTTCGTTACTAACAagccttctttgagtaatggaagcaagcaatcagattggaaaaaaggggctcctgttaaaacgcaaacaccttctaagcagcccaatttaggagattcgagtgcgaagaggactcgtgagattgagtgctttaagtgcaaagggcgtggtcattatagtagggaatgccctaacacgagattacttcttctgaaagataatggtgagtacacttccgactctgataaaacagatccagatatgccagaacttgtggatgacagtgataatggcgaagagttggtcgaaccaccaaaaaaggggactttgctaatttccattgctttgtagttcatcgaacccttaacattcaaatgaaagatgatgagagccaaaggaccaatattttccattctcggtgttttattaaaggtaacttatgttcactcattattgatagtgggagttgctcgaatgtagtgagtagttatttggtggattctttaaagttgccttgtaccaaacaccctaagccatatcaccttcaatggcttaatgaatgttccgaagttaaagttacgaaacagtccttggtcacttttaaactcggcaattatgaggatgacgtatggtgtgatgtagtccccatgcatgcggcacacttgctcctgggacgaccttggcaatttgatcgcgatgttacacaccaaggtaaacttaatcgatactcccttgtatttaaaggcaagaaattcactttttctcctttaaatcctactgatgtatataaagatcaattgaggatgataaaattttgtgagggggtaagggagaaagagcaagtacaaaagacagagagaaaagaggctaatagtagtggaaaaagtcaaaatttaaaaagcccaaaggtgagtgaatcctctagtggtaaaatgagcggaaaaaatcttttggcaacaaaaaaagatgtgaagagagccctacttaataaacagccttgtatccttgtgaggtttaggcaaaattatttatctttatctaacattaacgaaaatttgcctagtgtgcttcaatctcttttgcaggattatgaggatgtttttagtgaggcccctaaaggtttaccacctttacgagggatagaacatcaaattgacttagtaccgggagcttcaatcccaaatcgaccagcctatagatgcaatcccgaggagacaaaggaattgcaaaggcaagttgaggaattactagacaaagggtacattcgtgagagcctaagtccttgtgctgttcctgtcttattggtgccaaagaaagatggtacgtttcgtatgtgtgttgattgtcgcccaatcaacaagataacggtaaagtatcgacacccaatccctagacttgatgatattcttgatgaattacatggttcaataatatttacaaaaattgatttaaaaagcggttatcatcaaattcgaatgagggaaggggatgaatggaaaacagcctttaaaacaaaatttggattgtatgaatggttagttatgcctttcggccttactaatgcacctagtacatttatgagattaatgaatcatgttttgaggctacatttgggtaaatttgtagtagtttactttgatgatattttaatttactcaaagtcattagatgatcatgttttccatgttcgaaccgttttggatattctaggaactgaaagattatttgccaaccttgataaatgcacattctgttgtgataaactaatattcttaggtttcatagttagtgctcaaggtattcatgtcgacgaggacaaagttaaggcaattaaggagtggccgactcctaaatcggtaactgaggtgagatctttccatggtttagccagtttttatagacgatttgtgaaagatttctctactattgctaccccattgactgaagttataaagaaatcagtgggtttcaaatggggtgaaacccaagaaaaagcttttcaaactctaaaagctaagttatgttctgctcctttgcttaaattacctgattttgctaaaacttttgaacttgagtgtgatgcttcaggaattggaatcggcgccgttttaatgcaagataagcaacctattgcttattttagtgagaaattgaacggtgcacagttaaattactcgacttatgacaaagaactattggtattagttcgtgcacttcaagtatggcaacattatttgttgcctaatgagtttgtcgtacatacagatcatgagtctcttaaatggttaaagggacaaggtaagttgagtaaaagacatgcccgatgggtagaattcattgaaacattcccttatgtgattcaatataaaacaggtaaagataatgtagtcgcagatgctttgtctagacgatatactttaataactacattgaatgctaaagtcttagggtttgaacatattaaagagttatatgatgatgatactgatttcagccatatctataagaattgtggacatactgattttgaaaaattttatcttgtcgatggctttctttttcgtttaaacaggttatgcataccaaagtgttccatgagagaattgttgattcatgaagcccatagtgggggattaatgggacattttggagtggccaaaacactagacatattgcaagaacacttccattggccacatatgaagaaggatgtggaaaaggtatgttccaagtgcattacatgcaaacaagcaaaatctaaggtaatgcctcatggcctttacactcctctaccgattcctacttcaccttgggtagatttatccatggattttattttaggtttgcctcgaacaaaaaaaggaagagatagtatatttgttgttgttgacaggttttcaaagatgtcacattttattccttgtcacaaaatagatgatgctacacatgtggcagacttattctttaaagaagtggtaagacttcatggcatccctaaaacaattgtttctgatagagatgtcaaattccttagccacttttggaaggtattgtggggtaagcttggtactaaattgctttattctactacatgtcacccccaaactgatggtcaaactgaagtagttaatcgaatcttagggactttattacgagctgttctgggaaagaacattagaaattgggaagaatgcctaccatttgttgaatttgcatataatagatctattcattctacaactggttattccccatttgaacttgtttatggttttaacccactaacagtacttgatcttgcgtcATTAGctcttgaacacgttatgaatttagatggcgaacagaaagctgagttggtgaaatccttacatgagaaggctagacagcgaatagccaaaacaaatgacgccaacaccaacaaagcaaacaaatgGCACAAACGGCttgtactagaacccggagattgggtttgggtccatttgaggaaagaacgatttcctacaaaaaggaagactaagttggacccaaggggcgatgggcctttccaagtactcgagcggatcaacgataatgcctataaaattgatctacctggtaagtacaatgtaagttctacttttaatgtggcggacttgtccccatttgattttttagattcgaggacgaatctttttaaggaagggggaatgatacgagtcataaaggcccaatccaagttcaagaacgtgatgggctcaaattgccacaaggcccaataacgagatcaaaggcccgacaaatgcggtccaaactaaatgggaccattcaagagcttgttagcaaggccttagatgcatacacgagagaacaagaaaatcaagattcactttcttgttttcaagaaaatcaagaaatcgaatcttggcccaattttgctgttcgaagagaaaatcaagatttcaaatcttggaaatcttggcccaagaaaccaaatcttgcagccaaaacgcattggatctccattacgagcgtcaacgacccaattttggtaggagatggatcacgagcccaaattcttgaaggcgaggcccaataaccaaaatccagcccaatcaagaaatttcttcatacttagttgaaaatcaggtcaaaatgtcaaagggcccaatttgtaaacatcttacttgtttaatttaattttttaatctttaggagcattacatgtaaaattcggcccaaaacagcccatataagtgcatggctgaatttaccttgttattttattaattaggtttaatttttattagttacttgtgagattaggatttgttggaagcctatataagcattggccagccaccctttgtaaaaacatcttattatcattcaatatattaaatttcagtttgttagagtgcaaaattttctttggggttttctccaagaattctctcttgagctttctttagaagttgttttaacaatcttttgattgtgggagccatcttcaaccttcttcttgccatcgatattctttggaggggagattagagccgtttgaagagatttgtgaaatctttcgggatttcaaggatctttaggacttatcctttaatttttgctgttcaatttcttttctttatttctgttgatgccgaatctatatctaatattttgctgttcttgtttgttttccagcattgattaaactcaagatctcatcgtttaagttgttcttctattggcagcacccattcgaacccaaaaatccccaattcctagggtttggccgattggatttctttcaatttgggaatcaattgattgctggaaattgggcattcttggccgaatcaatcccttggcagattcgcatcttttctttcttctcaatttcgtttgattcatcgattctatttcttttcttcttgctgctcttttaattgaatttgggaattttaaattcaaatctgattcggtttaatcttgttctttgtttttgatttcagatctgttcgtctaggatctttcgtaagagtttctcgtgacttggcaactcgatcttggtccgcgtgcgtcCCTTTATCAACTAATCCCTAGTTTCACTAAGAAATCCGATAAGCCTGACATTTTCAAGATggtaatctttttatttaagcttCTCTTATTCCAATAAGTGTGTTCAACTTTGCATAGTCTTCAATTTAAATCCATTTTTGAATTTATTGACAGTttctcttgttatttatttaggCGTTCGTTTCAAACATCTTTTTTATTTGCAATTTGCTTTTGAAAGAAAGAGCTTAGGTTGAAGGTTTATGAAAATATGTCGAAGAATGCATATTTCTCTTATGTGGGAATAAATATGATTGAATGTTTTGTTATATTTCtgtattttacctatttcattgaTATGATTCTACTTTTAGTTTTGAACTTCTGAAGAAGTAAAAACCAAtacatttttaaaagaaacaaccAGACACACCTAAAAAACATTTTACCGAAATCTTCCGATGATACTGTCACTGCTGCTTTAAGTTAATTTTGCCTTTAAATGTCTATCCTTGCTCAAAAATTGCTACCAGTTTTAACAAGTACAGTTCTATATACCTTCTGACATCACAAAGTGGGGAAATCTTTTCTGCTAAGTGAGTCTTTTCAAATCCACAGTTCAACGCTCGATCAGAATCAGTATGTGAAAAGGCTTCTTTCCGGCGCCTCCTTCCCAAAAGCCGGTGCTTAGTGGCAGTTGAAGGGTATGGAACTAAGAATGGTACATTGAtctatttatgaaaaattcaCATATTTTGTTGCTGCATTTGTTCTTATGCTCTGAAAATTCAGATTTTGAAGCCCTTTGATTTATTTATGAAGATGCCGTAGCTGAAGCCTGAAAACTGCAATAATACCTCGCGTGCTTCTGAAAACTGAACTGAGAATTGATACTAGATGTTACAGAATAGAATTTCTCTGTTTCTTTATGATATCTTCCATGGTGTGATAGATGAGATTAAGCTCCTGTAGTTGCTTGTTAGAAATTAGAGTAACTAATTCTTGTTGGTTGTTTTCTAAGCAGAGAAAATAGaaaatgtatttgattttatGCCACATTGTAAGACTGTATGGGTAAAAAAACTTTTTCTAAAAGGAaattagtaattctaagttaaatgATTACTctggccaaaaaaaaaaaagattactgTGGTATTTCTTTTCCCTTCATCTGAAGTTGGTCTATTTTCATGAAGGCTCTGTTCTTGTAGTTGTGCAAGTGATCTTACCAGAAGAACTTACTCTTTCATCCTTTGTGTCATTATTTCCTAATTTCCTTCTTGTTTTTATTTCCATCTTGTTCAATAAAGAAGCAGTTACTCTTGTCAGGTTCTATGAGTGGAAGAAAGATGTTTCGAAGAAACAGCCATACTACATTCATTTCAAGGATGGTAGGCCTCTAGTGTTTGCTGCTCTTTATGATTCTTGGGAGAACTCTGAAGGTGAAGCCCTTTCTTCATATTCCGGTCTTTATAATTTGAAGTAACTAAATTTCTCCTCCCCTATTTTTATTATCTCTGCTAATTTAATGGGTTCCCTGCTTGTTCATTTAGGTTAGACAATGACTTATTTTGGGCTATGCTGATTTAAATTTAGTAATGATGAAATAAGATACCTCTTGTTAAGATTCAAGATgtggttttcttttttcttctgaaATTATAATTAGAGTGAATAACACATTAGTGTATTGTCTTCCTGCAGGTGAGAAACTTCACACTTTTACCATACTTACTACTTCCGCGTCGTCAACTTTTCAGTGGCTTCATGGTGAGTTATACTGTAAATTTATTTTGTGCTTAATGAGTTTTTCAGCAACATATTGAACTATGAACATATGACCCATGTAGTCAAATATTTTCCGTGTGAAACTTCGTTTGttgaattatttgtttattaGTTTCAGCAGTGCAATATTCCTTAACTCTGACAGTTATAGGCCctctttctttttaataaatatgAGGTGGTCCTTTTTAGGAGTAAAATTTTCCATATAAGGTTTGTCACATTGAGCTATTGCTGTGAAGTTGTATTCCCTTAATTTTTCCCCTAAATCAATGTCAAAATTAAGATAAGCAATCAATGAGGAGTATTATTAAGTCGGAGGAAGATATTGTTTTCTTTCCATCTGTACATAATTTATTCCACTAGCTACCACCATCTCCTAGAATCTGCTTGGATGCAAGCATCACCTAATTGGAGACTATAGATGAATATGCTTATGTCTCATCTACAATAATGTGAGAATAGTAAGTTATGTTAATGACCTGAATAAAGAAAAAGGCTCAAATGTatgattactatttgatattcCAAAGAATCATGATAAGTTCTTGAGATTTGCATATGCGAATATATTTTGATGATAGTGAGTTGCTATATGCTGCTAAGCACTACATGAGGAAATTTGTTTAGTCGGATCAGTTTTCAGATGCAGGTTTGCCAGTGTTTTGGCCGTCTTTTTATCTGTTTCCGTTTATGTTAATATGTTCTTGAATAATTTGATTTTCCTGCCATTAATCGTTGGAAATTTAAGAATCCTTGTATTAACACATTCAATTAATGTCTATGTAGACAGGATGCCGGTAATTTTGGGTGACAAGGGATCAACAGATGCATGGCTAAATGGTTCTAAAACTGATATGCTGCTTAAACCGTATGAAAATCCAGATTTGGTAAGAGCTTTCTGAATCTGAGAAATCACAAGGGTACAACTGCATTTTAGATATGCTGAATGATAATGAAGATATGAGTTTGTTTTTCTTATATGCTAACATTTGACTTTCAGGTGTGGTATCCAGTAACGCCTGCAATTGGTAAGCTGTCTTTTGAAGGACCTGAGTGCGTTAAAGAGGTAGTGCCAGCAGGAATTTATGTTATTTGGTTTCATAATCTAGGGATATCATTGGTCTAGATACAACTCCAAGAATGAGTTTCTGTTTGGTTTCAATGATTTTTAACTTGGATTCATTGTCTAGCTCTGCTTAGCTTTTTTACAGAAAAATGGTTgcatttaactaaaatttcatgGCGTCAGGGTTTATTCCAAGAAATCCACTAATTACTTCTTCAACTATGTTCGTAGGTACCACTGAAGACACAAGAAAAGAATTCTATCTCAAAGTTCTTCTCAACAAGGAAAGTTgaaaaggaacaagaatcaaacatGGAGCAAAGTGTGTGTGATGAATCTGTCAAAACAAATTTGCTGAATAACTTAAAGGAGGATCCTAGAAGCACAGATGATAGACTTGCATCCTTAATAGATAAGGACCATGATTCAAAGTCTAATGTTCCTGTTCCATCCCTTGGGGATGTAGGGAAGAGCCAAGTTAAAAGGGACTACGAGGAGCTTTTAGCTGATACCAAGCCATCTAAAGATAAAATCGAAACAAGCCCTGCAAGGAAAAAGGGAAACAtcaaaggtggtggtgataagCAGCCAACACTATTTTCGTACTTCGGGAAAAAATAGCTACTGCTTGAGTATCGATATGGCAACTGCATGTGTATATAGGAAGTCTAGGTTGTGTTTTGAATGCTCGGCAGGTTCTGCATGTAGGATTTGTGGCAAATACTAATCTGCATTTTGCAATTGTAGTTTGGAGGTTCCCTCAGCTCTTTGTTTTGCCTGGGGAATGGATGTAGGACTCTTTAACTTCAGAATTGGCTAAGATGATTATATTTCTTTTCAGTAGCTTAATCCGAAATGCATTTAGTCCACTCGATCTCAATTCCCATCACAAAATGTGAAAAAGAAATTCTCATTCTAACAATCCCAGAGTTCAATAAGAACAGACATCTTCATGGTTCATATATTTTCACCGAAACAGAGCAGAGCATTCAAATAAATCagcgaatatatatatatatatttgcaaccATAACATGAATAATACCaagaagaaaaattttgaataacCTAAATAGAAAATGTATGTAGAACTAAAACTTGAATTATCATTTCTTGCTCTCCTTGCCATGTAATTCTAAGCAAACTATACATTCCTTTACTAACATCCAAGGTATCGAAAATTCGTGGAATTATGTtcctaaacatattcaaataagtATTGTAGAGATCATTGCAAAAGGGTGTGATGGAAAAATTGATTTAGAAAATGTGTTTGTTTGTACTAGAAtctatgagtaaataaatttaatcg
The Gossypium hirsutum isolate 1008001.06 chromosome A07, Gossypium_hirsutum_v2.1, whole genome shotgun sequence genome window above contains:
- the LOC121232282 gene encoding abasic site processing protein YoqW is translated as MFNARSESVCEKASFRRLLPKSRCLVAVEGFYEWKKDVSKKQPYYIHFKDGRPLVFAALYDSWENSEGEKLHTFTILTTSASSTFQWLHDRMPVILGDKGSTDAWLNGSKTDMLLKPYENPDLVWYPVTPAIGKLSFEGPECVKEVPLKTQEKNSISKFFSTRKVEKEQESNMEQSVCDESVKTNLLNNLKEDPRSTDDRLASLIDKDHDSKSNVPVPSLGDVGKSQVKRDYEELLADTKPSKDKIETSPARKKGNIKGGGDKQPTLFSYFGKK